A stretch of DNA from Methanofollis sp.:
GGGATCGTCGCCGTGGTGGTGAAGGTGATGGGGTGGGGGTGAGGGTCATCCCATGCCAGAAAGAGCCTTTGCGATCTGTCGGGAGATTATCACACCTCATCACTCCTTATCACACCTCATCACTCCTATCACACCTCATCACTCCTTATCACACCTCATCACTCCTTATCACACCTCATCACTCCTTATCACACCTCATCACGGTGACCTCTCGTTTCTCTGAACAAGACATAGTGCATGCCCCGCCGTGACGTGCCCCGCCGTTCAAGAACATGCTTTGTGACCATCTCATTCAGGTCTCTCAGTGCGGTGCTGGCGGCGACGCCGGCGAGGTTCTGATACTGAGTGTTGGTTATGGTGCCGTGCTCCTTGAGGAAGGAAACAGCTGCGATCTGCCGATCGTTCAGACCGAGTTCCCGCAGATAGTCATCGGTGAAGGAACTCGTGCGCATGGTGATTGTGAAGCCGAGGGGCGTGCTGACAATCTCTGGCACCGGCAGTTTTTCCCCCTTCAGTGCCCGGATGATCCGTTCGATCCCCGACCCGTAGCGCTCCACGAGTCCGGCACGGTAGAAGATGTCGGCGATCATCGGGTTGCGGAGATAGGAAGAGTGTTCCCTCAGGATCATCTCGATGGTGACGCCCTCCGGGAGGCGACCCGGGTTGCGGAAGCGGATATGATCGTCGAAGATCCTGACCTGGGTCTGGACAGTGTTGTTGAAGTAGTCCCGGTGGATGAGGGCGTTGAGCAGGGCCTCTCTGATCGCCGGGAGAGGGTATTCCCAGACCTCCTTCCTCCGGAAGGACTCCTGCATCGCCTCCTCTGAGATGTCGTAGCGGACGCCGATGTAGTTCTTGATGATCCTCTCAGCCTCCTCGAACTGGGCGAAGAGATTGCCCCTGATCTCGTGATCGCCGATGATGATGTCGGCCCGCCTGAACCTGCCGATCCTGAGGACGGTGTTCGGGAAATATGTCTACGGGTTCTTGCCGAAGAGGACGACGGCGCCGTTGGTGATGCGTCCGTCCCTGACGAGGCCGAGGCGGCGGAGGACGGCATCGACCGGCTCGTCGGGGTCGAGGGACGTGATGCGGCCGGCCTTGTGGGCGAGGGCGAGAAACCGCCTGACGCTCTCCCCGTCGATCTCATCGGGGTCGAACGTGCCGGGGACGCTGTCCCATTCGATGCTCTGCTGGAAGTAGACCCGCAGTTCGTCGGGGAGCATCTCGCGGGTGGTGTCGCCGACGCGGGTGTAATACCGACCGTCACAGGCGACGGGGGTGCGGCTCTGCTCGACGATGACAGTGAGGATATTTTTGCCGTCGACCTCGTGGGTCTCGATGACCGGGTGGATGCCGAGCCTGCTGCTGATGCTGTCTGCGAGTTTTTTCTGGGCGTTGTTCCGCAGATCGATGCCGGTGACGGCGTGGTCACTATCCCTGACGCCAATAACGGCGGTGCCGCCGGCGGTGTTGGCGAAGGCGGAGAGGAGTTTGTAGAAGGTGTCGCTCACTTCTTCCTTGAAGTCGATCCGCCGCCCTTCGAAGCGGGCGAGGAGGAAGGCGAGGTTATCCGTGGGCCTCGCCCCCGGACCGCACGGCGGAGGCGAGGACACTGCTGCGTTCCCGGATCTGGCAGAGAGATTTCATCGCTCTTTTGGGGTGGTGCATGCTTCAATTTATAGTGTGCGGACGTGGGGTCCACGTAACGCCCCTGTCTTCGTCGTGGGCAGGTAGGGGGTGAGAGCCCCCTTCACTTTCACGCCCCTCCCCCGTCCCCCTTTTATATTCCCTTTTGTATGGATCCCGTATGACACGCCGCCCCCTCATGGCCGACCAGACCCTCTTCCGCGACCCCGACCTCTTCGAGATCACCCACCTCCCCGAGGCCTTCCCCTACCGCGACGCCCAGCTCGACGACCTCGCCTTCGCCCTGCGGCCGACCCTCTCCTACGGGGCCAGCCCCCTGAACACCGTGCTCCGCGGCATCCCGGGTACCGGCAAGACCACCGCGGTCCGCCGGATCTTTGCCGAGGCGGAGGAGACGACGCAGGCAGTGGTGCCGGTGCTCGTCTCCTGCCAGACAGAGAAGACGCAGTACGCCGTCTTCTCCCGGATCTTCCTCGCCCTCTTCGGCCACCTGCCCCCGCCGTCCGGGGTCTCGAACACGCGGCTGATGGCCGGGGTCGCCCATGCCCTCGTCGAGAGGGGGGCGGTGCTGGTCGTCTGCCTGGACGACGCCAACGAACTCATCCCCGACGGCACGCTCGGCAGCGTCCTCGCCCCTCTTCTCAGGATGCACGAGGCCTGGCCGGGAGCCAGGACAGGCGTGGTCCTCACCCTCTCCACGCCCGAGGCCGACCTCTCCCGCGCCCTGGACCGGGCCACCCGCTCGGTGCTCCAGGCCTCGGAGATCGTCTTCCCGCCGTACACCGCGGAGGAGGTGCGGGGCATTCTCGCGGAGAGGGTGCGGGCCGGGCTGTACCCCGGCGTGATGCCGCCCGCGGTCCTCGACCTCGTCGTCGAGCGGGCGATGGCCTGCGGCGACCTCCGCGTCGGCCTGGACGTCGTGAAGAGAGCGGTGCGGGCGGCCGAGAGGGAGGCGAGGGCCGTGGTGACGGCCGGGGACGTGCTCGCGGCTTTTGCCGTCTCCCGGCACCTGCATGTGGCGATGGCTGTGCGGGCGCTCACGGCCGGGGAGAGGGCGGTGCTCGACGCGGCCCTGGCCGAGGAGCGGGAAGGGGGGCCGGTGATCTCGGGCCGGGTGTACGGGCGGGTCTGCGAGGGGATGAAGTACACCGTGTTCCACGAGAGGCTGAAGAAGCTGGAGGCGTTACGGCTGGTGGACCTGTACGTGCGGCCGGGGAGGGGGAGGACGCGGGAGATCGTGGTGAGGGAGGGGGTGGAGGAGGTGCTTGGGGTGAGGATCAGGGTGCATTAGAGTGATACGCGTTGCCCTCGATTGTAATGTCGGAGAACCGGGGGGAGCGTGGGCCCGGGCAATCGCGGTTTACCCCGAGGTTCTCCTTTCCGGCAGGAGCCTTGAGGATTCGGTACGATCGCCGCTAAATGGGGGATATTTCCCAGACGGCTCCCTCGCCCGGCCACGAAGACCGCACCCGCCCACCCCCTTCTTCTCATTCCACGCCTGCACCAACCGACCATAACACCCTCGAAACCCTCCGGGTCTCTCATGCTCCGGCCGGTCACTTCGTTCCCGCCCGTCGCACCTCACACACCACCGCCTTCCCCTCATCGCAGATGCTGCACCGCCCGAGGTCGGTCTTCGTCCGGACAAACTCCCGGTGGTCCAGCACGCCGGGCAGGGTCGTCGGCCCCTTCCCGTTTGCACCGGTGCACCGGATTGCACCGCCCTGCACTCTGGAGTTGTCGACAATCAGAGGAATTTTCGGGCCTATATT
This window harbors:
- a CDS encoding RNA-binding domain-containing protein; its protein translation is MSSPPPCGPGARPTDNLAFLLARFEGRRIDFKEEVSDTFYKLLSAFANTAGGTAVIGVRDSDHAVTGIDLRNNAQKKLADSISSRLGIHPVIETHEVDGKNILTVIVEQSRTPVACDGRYYTRVGDTTREMLPDELRVYFQQSIEWDSVPGTFDPDEIDGESVRRFLALAHKAGRITSLDPDEPVDAVLRRLGLVRDGRITNGAVVLFGKNP
- a CDS encoding ATP-binding protein, with the translated sequence MQESFRRKEVWEYPLPAIREALLNALIHRDYFNNTVQTQVRIFDDHIRFRNPGRLPEGVTIEMILREHSSYLRNPMIADIFYRAGLVERYGSGIERIIRALKGEKLPVPEIVSTPLGFTITMRTSSFTDDYLRELGLNDRQIAAVSFLKEHGTITNTQYQNLAGVAASTALRDLNEMVTKHVLERRGTSRRGMHYVLFRETRGHRDEV
- a CDS encoding ORC1-type DNA replication protein, which produces MTRRPLMADQTLFRDPDLFEITHLPEAFPYRDAQLDDLAFALRPTLSYGASPLNTVLRGIPGTGKTTAVRRIFAEAEETTQAVVPVLVSCQTEKTQYAVFSRIFLALFGHLPPPSGVSNTRLMAGVAHALVERGAVLVVCLDDANELIPDGTLGSVLAPLLRMHEAWPGARTGVVLTLSTPEADLSRALDRATRSVLQASEIVFPPYTAEEVRGILAERVRAGLYPGVMPPAVLDLVVERAMACGDLRVGLDVVKRAVRAAEREARAVVTAGDVLAAFAVSRHLHVAMAVRALTAGERAVLDAALAEEREGGPVISGRVYGRVCEGMKYTVFHERLKKLEALRLVDLYVRPGRGRTREIVVREGVEEVLGVRIRVH